CGCTGCCCGTTTTATTAAAGATAAGTGGAATTTTGAACAGCTAAATGATTATAGCCTCTTAGAAAGttaaatattattatactaaaatttttgaaaactaATTGACACCATAACCAGAACTTTTAAATCTTTCATTGAGAAATTATGATGAAGATTAGAAAAATTGCAAAGTGATTAGCGGACAATTTCGTGGGAAAGACACCACCCAAAACTCACATTCACAACCATATTTTTAATTTCCATTTTCCTTCCCGGTTATGGTGTACTTCTACAACAGCTAGGTAACAGGAAATGCAGATAAGATCCCATGCTTTACGTATGCTTCATGTAAGGTTTAGGCCAATCAGAAACCAAGACGGTGGGCTTTGAGTTTGGACATAATTCTCTGAAGATTTTTTAGTGAACGCTTAACATATATGATATATCATTTTTCAAACAACACTTTTTTCTGATGTAAAAAATAAACCTTGAAGGATAATTATTCAAGTCACGAAAAGTTCGGAGAAGAAGCAACACCTTTTTCCAACTAATCATCTGCACTAAAAAATGCTTTAGGGTTCGTTTGGTTCGAGAAAATCATTTTTTCTTctagaaatatgattcttggAAAGCAGATTTTTAGGAAGAAAATGCatggaaaagtacttttggcatgtttggttgactatgaaaaaatgacagattttcagagtgcttatatttggttgaccatccatttttctgaaaatgttatgtgtaatttttattataatcttaataaaaattaggcctttaatgcatttttaatgctgaaggatttttttgagaaaaaataaaaatggagtaattCTCGACTCATGAAAAAGTAACTTCCTCATGtttctcatgaaaaaaaaatttctataaaatatgaaaatcatgtttctatgaaaatataattttttcatttttttttttaaaaatcctAACTAAATAAGTGGTATCTTATTACTTTTTCGTtaaccatattttttttctccgcgataaaaaaaaggaattccaatagctttttttttttataaacatcATTTACGATATCATTAGTGAACTGCATTAATTAATACATGATTCTGTCTCTGACCCAACTCTTTTCCGTGGTCCGAATCAATTAAAGCTTAACTCCCCCACCTGTGCTCAGCCATGCTCGAATAAGAACCATGAAGTTTAACGCTGCCTTTTTGGCATTTTGCAGCGAGTACGAATGTGCAATAAATGTGGTTCGCATGGCAGCACTGGCCAGCAACAACTTCGTAAACCCAAAAAAAGAATCTGCCGAAGAGCACGAATATTTATTTGTTATGTGGATTTGGACTTATCATCTAAAATTTGCTGATAAATAAATCTCGAATTCGATACTTCTTTGAAAGCTCAAGATCTGTTCATGGTGCggcactttttttttcctcctctttcaAAAAAAGGCACTGAAAACTTGGATCGAGCTCATTTATATCTATCGAAGCTTATTTTATTGACGGAGTAGCTGCATCCCACTGCATACATTCAGAATATTATTGGAGCTTACAGATTAAGATATAATAcatattagagagagagagagagagagagagagagagagagagagatgtgagTGAATTCCAGAAGGCAGACAGAATAAGAGATAATTAATCTACTAGCAAGTGAGAATTTTCAGGGCCCATGAACGTTAAGCAGAGCGGAGTAGCTCGGGTAGCGGGACGCCGGAGACGTATCCCAGCCTCCGTTCACCGCCGGCAGCATCGCCGTGGCGGAAGGGACGCCGCCGCCGTGCATCCACGGGATGTAGCAAGGAATGTAAGGCAAGACGGGACAGTATTTTGGTTGCTTTAAAAACCAGGCGCATTCCTCCGGCGACCTCTGGTCCGGCAAGCCCGGGATGCAGTTGTGCCGGACGTCGAGAATTCCCCTGTCTATCAGCTCCCAGCAGCTGAACCCCAGCCGGGTGAAGTAGTTGCTGGAGAGAGACAGGTTGGCGAGGTGACCGTAATCGGCCAGGCGGCACACGACGTCCGGCACCTTCCCGTAGAGCAGATTCCGGGCCAAGTTCAGCTGCTCCACCTTCAGCAAGCAGCCGAAGGAGAGCGGTATCGGGCCGGTGATCTGGTTGGTGCCGGCGTCGAACACCGTGGCCTTCTTCAGCAGCCCAACTTGGTAGGGGAGGCAGCCGGAGAGGCTGTTGTTGAGCAAGAGCACTTCCATGAGCGTATTGCAGGCTTTGCCGATGGAGGCCGGAATCGGGCCGGTGAAGCCGTTGTTGGCGAGGGTGAGGTAAGAGGCGTTGGTGCTGCCGAGGTCGTCCGGGAGGGCCTGGGTGAAGTTGTTGTTGTTGATGAAGAGGACGTCGAGTTTGATGCCGAAGACAGAGGGCGGGACGGTGCCGAAGAACTGGTTGAAGCGGAGGTCGAGGAAGGAGATGTTGGCGAGCAGGGGGAGGACGTTGATGGGGAAGGAGCCCGTCAACTTGTTGTTGCTGAAGTCGAGCTCGTAGAGGAAGCGGAGCTTGGAGAGGTCCGGGACGGTGCCggagaagttgttggaattgGCGTGGAAGATGGCAAGATCCGGCATCCGGTCGATGAAGCCCTGGAGGGTCTCGGCGCCGAGATTGTAGCCGTTGAAATCGATGGAGGCGACGTTGCGCATCGTCTTCCGAGTTGGAGGGATGCCGCAGAAGAAGCCTTTGTAAGTATCCTGAGTGTGCTTATGACAGATATCGTACCCTCTCCAGCTCTTGCTGATTCCTTTGGGGTCGTCTGTGATCGTTTTCCTGAAGCGTTGGATGACAAAGTAGGCTCTGTACAGCAGGATGTTTTCGAAGTCCGATGGCCCCGGCCCCACTGGcttcggcggcggcggcggaggcggaggaAGTGGGGGAGGTgggcaaggaggaggaggaggaggtggtggacAGATGGGCTCGGATTCTGGAGGGGgactgccgccgccgccgatgCCGATGCCGATGCCGATTTCGATGGCTTCCCGGCTGTTGCTGTGAAGTAATGTCGGCAGGCTGTTATTGGACAAACTTAGGACactggccgccgccgccggcggcagcagcagcagcagcagcagtgatgtGAAGAGTGTAGATGAATAGCTGCTTCTGCTGCCTCCCATACCTCAGTCAGTACTCGCACTGGCAATTAAACAAGAGTCCAAGTCGAATGAGAGAAGCGAACTATTCCAGGAAAAAATCTTAATACTGCACTTTAATAGGGAGAATCTGTCTAATACCGGGCCATAGATGTATATGGAGAGAGTGTGTGCGTGTGACAGAGAATGCAGTCAGAAATGTGATATATTGGCAGATAGTCTCGGAATGCATGCGCGAGCATGTGTGATAGGAGAATGCAACGACGATCACTCCTTGCAGGGGTTTTATAAATAGTATTTGTGCCTTTTTTTCTGGGTCCCTTCATCTTTTTGTTAGGACCGTAGGCAATCCGCTGGTGATGGTGAAGACTTAACCATGATCTTTAAACCGACCATCCCAAGCATCCCCCGACGTTCTATTGCGATTTGTCCCACACCGGCCTCCACCACGGGCAAGCCTTGTTGATCACTTGGCCCACACCGGCCTCCGTCAACACttttggtcatctcaaagttaACTTCGATAGCGGCATATCGATGGATGGAGCATATGGAGGAGCGGAATTTATGATCATAGACCACCAAGGCAAACTGATGGCGGCAGGTGGTTGGCGCACTCTCGGTCGGACTGTTATTGAGGCAGAGCTTCAGGCATCATAGGAGGGCATCTCCTATACGAGGCGGGTACTGGGTGCAGACAGAATATGTCTTGAGGAGGACTCCACTacggtgatcgattggatacgGGGACGATCATCCACTGATTCGTAAGACTCGTACGTAGATTGGTCAAGAGTTTGGCTTCTTTTCAGACAGTGCACGTGTATCGAAAGACTAACAGAGCTACGGATTGGATCGCCTCATATATGGCTCGGAGCATTGGAGAGATTTTTTAGACTAGTATTAATAAGATCTCCTCTTCTTTGTATCAATTTATTGCTTTTGGCTTGGCAGGTTGTATAAGAGTTACATGATTgccgtttttaccaaaaaaaaaaaaaaaaaacataaacagTATTTGTCGGTGCTGACCAGCAGTAGCAATCGCTGACGGCTAAGACGGGAAGACCTGCGAAGAAAAAGTTTGAAGGGAAAATGAAGTTTGACCGGGGAGAAGCTCCCACTTCGACTACTCACGGGCTTGCTGCTCCGCCGGCTCCCTTTCCCGGTACGGCCCGTTTGGACGCTCACGGACGTAAAATGGTTGGTGGCGCGGCCACGTCTCGTCGGATGGCGTCAGCCCGCGCTGGTGCGCTCCTCGTGTTCCTCCTCATCTTTTTTATTGATACCAGTTCACGGGAGTCGCACGAGGGGAAATTATTGATGCGAGTTCACGGGAGTCGCACGAGGGAACAGCAATCACATGGCGGGCACCCATAAAAATTACGCATGCTAGAAGAGACAATTCACacacacaaaagaaaaagaaaaaaaaaaccattctcatcacctttcttttttgttgagcCTGTTCTTCCATCGTCTTCCTCATCATGCCGTCTCTTATATCTTCTTTCGAgtcgttttctttctttttaaaaattatgtatCAATTTATCTAAATATGTGTATTGAAATATTGGATGATTATTTTACTAGGTGTGCATTACATGATCTATAGTATGTGCTAGTGAATATCATGTTTTAGAAACAATATATCGATTTACATAAAGATATGTATTGGGTTGTTGCTAAGCATGTATCAGAAAGCTAATGAGTGTGCATTATTTGACTATGTAGTGTATACTAGTGAGCATCATATTATGAAAATTGTATATCAATTTATCTGGAGGTATGCATTAGGATGTTGAATGACTATATTGCTACGCTTTACCAACTAATCATATACTATTACGTTGGTGAATACGGCCATATCCTAGAAACTATGTATTGATTTATCTAAAGATACGTATTAAGTTGCTACTAGGtacatattaaagaagtttataGCATGTATCAGGAAGCCGATGAATATATATCATTTGacgagaaaaaaagagagaatgtaATAGTCTTTCATCGCACATGGTCTCTATTGGCTTGTCGATTCTTTGAATAgaaaagttttatttttatttgatttttgagTTTTTTCCTTAAGATGTGCATAGGAGAAAATGCTGTaagctggaaaaaaaaaactttacccCATATGAATTATGTTCCGCGCAAGGTAGTTCTTGGCCCCGACCCCAGGCCCAATTCATTAGGTTGCAGGGAGCACGAAAGAATTAAAGTCAGAAATGTTGTAGCCTTTAAGGCATGAACCAATGCTTTCTTTAAGATGTC
This portion of the Phoenix dactylifera cultivar Barhee BC4 chromosome 11, palm_55x_up_171113_PBpolish2nd_filt_p, whole genome shotgun sequence genome encodes:
- the LOC103711957 gene encoding uncharacterized protein At4g06744-like, which translates into the protein MGGSRSSYSSTLFTSLLLLLLLPPAAAASVLSLSNNSLPTLLHSNSREAIEIGIGIGIGGGGSPPPESEPICPPPPPPPPCPPPPLPPPPPPPPKPVGPGPSDFENILLYRAYFVIQRFRKTITDDPKGISKSWRGYDICHKHTQDTYKGFFCGIPPTRKTMRNVASIDFNGYNLGAETLQGFIDRMPDLAIFHANSNNFSGTVPDLSKLRFLYELDFSNNKLTGSFPINVLPLLANISFLDLRFNQFFGTVPPSVFGIKLDVLFINNNNFTQALPDDLGSTNASYLTLANNGFTGPIPASIGKACNTLMEVLLLNNSLSGCLPYQVGLLKKATVFDAGTNQITGPIPLSFGCLLKVEQLNLARNLLYGKVPDVVCRLADYGHLANLSLSSNYFTRLGFSCWELIDRGILDVRHNCIPGLPDQRSPEECAWFLKQPKYCPVLPYIPCYIPWMHGGGVPSATAMLPAVNGGWDTSPASRYPSYSALLNVHGP